The Rhipicephalus sanguineus isolate Rsan-2018 chromosome 4, BIME_Rsan_1.4, whole genome shotgun sequence DNA window AAGTCGGTTATTGCTCGTTGACATCAAAATAATCGGCTCTGTTAATGCGAGAAAAACTTTAGATTAGGCCTTATTTGAGTCTGGAGAAAGTGGAACTTGCGTTGGTTGTAAGGACGCTGCCTCAGAAAAAATATCCCAGTGAATAGGAGGATAACAAAAATTCACATAAATCTATTTACAGAAACACTGTCACATTTCACACATTGGAAGACATAAATAACTACTAAACacacaatttttaaaaaatatttgaacatagaaaaagaaagacggggCTACTGTCGCACACCTGTATGCCGACACGGTGCAAATGCGAGCTGATAAAAATGTGAGCTTTCATTcaggtctgtttttttttaagttatttACTGCGATTGTCTAGGACACGCTCTTCTCAACACATACATAAGTCACTGGGCAGTTCGCGTGTGATGAAATCGGCTATGCAAAGTAAAGTAAAACTCTTGCCACTTGTGGAAGTCTGCATACTACAGCTACAGATTGGTCTTGTAAacctagcagaacaagcattcctGCTCATGTGTATGGATCGGCTATTTGATGGGCTGCTTTGCAAGTTACTTTAGGCAAAGGAGCGGTTTGATTTGAAGCTTACCTCGGTAAGCTTGGACTTGGTGGCTGATTGGTGGTATGTGGTAGTTATAGCTCTAAATGAATGCAATGGTGAATGAAATTACCTGCCGTTGAGGTATCACTGTCTGGTGAATCGCTTGAATACTGCTCTTCACGAGGAATGTTGCAAATGTTACTGAAAGACGCTTTGCGTTAAGTTTGTGTTGGGCAGCAAGGTAACATTCATGCAGTGTCAAAAGCCCTCCGGCTTCTTATTGTGGGAGTTGAATGCGATGATTCTGGGCAGTAATTGTTGTCTGGAATAAAAACCTTCCGTGTAATCAGGGCACTGGAAAATTGCTGCGTAGCAGTAAGACAAAATGCAAGCCAACTGTAGATTCATGATTTCTGGTCTTCGTTAAGTAAACTGAGGAGATGACAATGTATTGCTCGAATCTATGTGCAAGAAGTGAAAAACAAAACTTCAGTCACTTTTCATTGGCATTGGGTTTCGGACTTCTTAATTGTTcaagtgcaagaaaaaaacatgggGTGTATAGAATGCACTCATGCATGCGTTAACTTGTATAAGGGGCATTCTTAGTGAGGTCCATTGTGTATGCCCACAGGTGATACTAGTGAAGAAGAAAAGATGTCATGTAAGAGCTTTAAGTCTTGTTTGGATAACGATAATTTCAAGATTCGAACGCATTCTTGTGGATGTGAGCAAACAACTACACCGCAGCCTACAAATATTTCTTGATGTGATTTAGAAACATGCACTTGGCATCCCTGCTTCTGTGTAACTGTCATCTCTGTCCATCTCGCAGAAAAGACCACTTTTTAAGTAAGCGAGCACGTGTGTTGATTCtgtgcgtagttttttttttgcacttgaaCGTCCTGGCTAACAACACATTTGAGGCTATGTTTTGTGACAGCGtcgaatttttatttattttctacgATTATGCTGGCAACAGCATTGgtaagaatgaaggaaagcttAACTTTTCACTGAGAGAGAGAAATTGGTGGCCTCCTTACAAACAGGGATGGTGAGAACAGCCTTCCACCTTGTTTGGCCTAGCTGAAGTTTGTGCTTCAGTAGCGTTCAAGACGGCACATGCTACAATGTTGAATGCGTGAGAAAATGCATGCCGTACAAAAAGACACACAATGCCTCGGCTGCTTCATCATTCTTATGAAGTCGAGGATCACTAATGCAACCAGCTGGCTGATGCAGCAACGATGTTGCATGGTTCAACATCAACAAAGCAGGGTCGTGGGACATGTGTGCACTTCAACATTGTGATGGAAGGGACTTCCGTGGCTGCTCACCCTAAGGAAGGTGAAGAGGTTTCTAAAACAAAAGGTTTTTTTGTAATTACTCTAGTTTTGGCATCTACGGTCAAGGCGTGGTGTGTTTAAGTAGTTGCCGCGATGATAGGGCTGTTTTAAAAATCTTTAAAAAAATCAAGACAATCTTTCACGCCCCTCTCTGACGACGCGGATACTGTACAGGCCATGTCGAAATCTCAACACCAGGCACCACCAGCACGGGGAGTGGCGTAGCACTGTGCTGTCACGAAATTCAGTTTGTCCACGCACGTTGGATAGCCCCCCATGCTGCCACCGGTGTCTTCATTGTGACAAAAATGTGCCCTCCCTGCCTCAATACTGGATGTTGAGTGCTGTGTGAATGATGGTGTGGGCGGAGGAAGAGGGTCATGATCAACACGTCTCGTTGCACTGCACTCCAAGCGATGTGCACGTGCAGGCCTTGCATTTGCTGCTGAGTTCCCGCACAACTTCATTCACACCGTAGAGCCGTCCGTAGATGTTGCAGCCTGTGGGAAAAGGCATATCAACGTGCATTTAGGTTATGTATAACACAACAATCGAGCAACTTTATCTTTAGCATGGGGACAAATGCACTGTATTCTTGTTCTCAGTGGTAGATTTACTGCAACTTTAGAATTCAAAATGGGACTATGGTTCATTGTTAAAGGCTTGGGTACTTTACTGAGTGGCTGAACGTAATAGCACGTCCTAGCAGACAAGTAGGAGCACTTCAGACTGCTCAAGAAGTACACTGTCTTGCCTGTGTGCTGGTCTTTGAAATACAGTGAACACTTGTGCGAACCGTTGCCAGGGCATGCTTCAAACACTTCTACGTGCTCTGCTTTTTCATTTAGGAGTTGTAACCATGCTTTAAGATGCTCAATACTTGACTGAATGTCTGAAGCTATTACTTTTCAATGTTCACATTCAATTTGTAAGGTACATTATTTGAACACGACTATGCAGTGGATTATACATGTACACACACactttgtttgctttgttttcatcaaaatcatgggggggggggctgccccccccccctcttggaaTGTCGGATAACATTTTTAtgtgcagtagcaataagctacactGATTGATTTgcacactcaggtcccgcatatccatgtgaaacagccttcaggattgccagccaactttgcatgTTACACACTGTTGACTAATTGTGCTattcatgtcacggcagtgaaagaaaggctgtctGTGCTGGCTGCCTGCGCTGCAGTAATTTTAAAAGATGtactaccaacatgcccaacttgcCACTTTAATCAAAAGGAGCCTACCATATATATTGTGAGCTCATAAGTGGCAGAAAACTGGGATGGTTAAGTAAATAGGCATATTGTTGTCTGGTCTCCTCTTTTGTCCATGTCCTTTTGCACTGTTAACCATAGACGTAATCGAACTCGCCCAATTTTAATTCCTTAAACAAAAACTAGATATGTACTTTCGCCACTACAAATACTAACATATATGTCCGAAGTGACTTTTGAGAACTTCAGTCACGTACAATCTACATATATATCTCTGGCCTTTCATAAGTagcctctttcatttttttcgatAATGGCTTATGTAGTGTGTTCTGCACATGGAACATAATTGGTCAATCATCGTACTAGTTGAGCTTCGTTTCCTGCAAAGTGCGTTATGAAACTCTAGGTAGTGTGACAGCCTTTTGTACCAGTTTAGTGAGAGGCGAATCTTCGTGCGCCATCTGTGACTGCATGTGTGTGCAGTTAATATAGAAATTACAAAATACAGTATTAGAGATGAGCAATACGGAAACTTGCCTGAAACCTGGAAGATATTCCAGAGATGCTGGCTACTGCTAGGCGACTGAGAAGTCGAGGGTGGCTCAGTTGTTGTCGTGGTCGTCGTCGTAGGTGGCGGTGGCGTTGTCTCTTCGTAACTGCCCGATTCTTCCGTGCTGTACAAGTGAGAGTACCTATCATGCTGCTCTTGTGGGACTGGACGTCTCTGCAGGAGGTAGGGTTTTAGTGTTGGCGAGTTCTTGAGGAAAAAGGAAGATGTTGTGGGCCACGGGGACGTGCTTTTCCGGCTTGTATGCCCGGGCTGCTGAGCGGTACCATGTGGACCTGTGAAACCTGCATGTCTTGTCGGATTCCTCGCCGACCAAACGTTCACGGTGTACTGCTGGACTAGGTTATCAGGTGAAGGCGTCGTCTCGGGATCTGGAGGAAAGTAGACGTCCTCTGGACCTGCATAATTGAAACCGTCCTTTGCTacccgccactttttttttctgaaataacttgtgcgtctttgaAGGAGTGCCCAAATTATGTctacatttcttttctttagtgcaCAACCAAGATGCTGGCAAGCTGGCTTGTTCAGTGTTCTCGACACGGTGCTGCAATGAACGCAAGCATTAAATGAAGCAGTTTAGTGTATATTTCTCTCCACCTGTTATCTGCTCATGCTGTTCTGCGCATGCAGCAAGAAAGTTCCAGCCAACTACTTggacaaagacagaaagagatatgACACACTGCTGGActagcaactgaatgtttattgaaagttttctttcatatttatAGCAGTTGTTAGCGACTGCATTGCTCACTGATTACCAGATTGTTTATTTCTGCACATgaatctctttttcttcttctgttaGTAGTACTGATGCGATTTCACGACATCAAGATTTTAGCAAGAAGTAAAGACAAGCTGACACGCTAAATTTTAGAAGCTATACCCATCAACAAAAGTGGACAATCATGCATCAGTGCTCCATCCATACTACTAAAAGAAAAAAGATTCATGCGCAGAAATAAACAAACTGGTAATCAGTGAGCAATGCATTCACTAACAACTGTTGTAAATAAGAACGAAAACtttcaataaacattcattcGCTAGTCAAGCGGTGTGTCGTATGTTTTTGTGTCCTCATCCAAGTAGTTGGCTGGAACGCCCCTTTGCCACAAGTGTGTTAATAAATTTAAGGCAGCATTTCTTGGTGCTATGTAAGCTAACGTACAGTGGTTTGCTGAACTGGCAGCGAGGTCTGCAAAACGGTATCAAGGTTGGGCATGATAATCGTGTACTGCAATCGTGCTGTAGTCATCAATGGTAACTCAAGAGTGAAATTTAAAACCAGTTGCTGAAGATGGTGTAGACTACAAGCTAATTTAATTCGCGGGCACAGATCATGGTGACATCACAATATCTTTGTTAGAGCAAATGAAGCAAGCGATGCACACTTTGTGGAACTGGAGAACTCTACGTGCCTTGGAACTATCAGCTAGTGGTGGCTGCTGTGTTCAATACCAAGACAGCTTGTAACACGCCATGTTGATatcgaagaaaagaaaagtgtAAAGCAACACCTTTGCCCACAAGCATCATGCTGTTGACTGATTGCTGCAAATGAAAGTTTTGCACGATGACCAGATTGTGCACTGAGCACCAGCTAGCGTCTGATCAGCATACAGATGTTGCAGATGCAATTGGAAGTGCACACGGTAGCACCATATCGTGTCTTACAACAGTGATTTGTGGACTAGATGATCATGACATTGTTTCCTGTCACTCATCCTTGTCACACTCTATCAATTCAAGAAAGGAGCTGAAATCTCCCTTTGTCATTGGGACTACACTTAGGGTTAAAGAAGCATTAGAGACAAACTAGAGAAAACCTGGCATCTGCTTGCCAGAAGAGGGTGAGCTCCCTGTGGGAAAAATTGTCTAGGGTTTGATGAAACATCCTCTAATGGGGGCATACATTTTGTTGAAAATAAGTTAACTTGCCAGACAAGACAAAGCAAGCTAAAAAACTGAGTGGATACTGTTTTGGGACTTATGCAACTTCCTTTTCGCAGGCATGAAAAAACTTGGGCTGTCTTTTGTATATGAGGTACAGCACTTCTTTTCAGGCATGGCATAACTTCCTTAGAGGACCAGGCCAGCATGTGTTCCTGCGATGTCTCttattttattattgttgttttttAAGGTGGCAAGCTACTGCATGAAAGTGTTTTGACCAGAAAGAAGCTCATCAAAAGATTCGGCCTTTGCGTGGGCTCCTATATATCTTTTGCACGGCTTATGATACAGTACTATGGTACTGGTACTATCACAAGCTGGAGGCCATACTATTAGCGAGAGACTGTCATTTTTCACCACCGCAAGGCGTCATTGTCTTGTCAGTGAGGATAATTCTCCTCGTTTGGTAGCTTGTCACAAACAAATGTGTAAATGTTGTTGCCCTGATGATAAAAGTTTTCTCATCATTTAAACAATGATTTCGGCAGCATTTGTCGTTTTACCACTGATGGTAACCTAATGCTTTTTATTCCTGTGAATCTCTTACTTTGAGCTAAGCTATGTTGTTTGCATTTAATACTAGTACAGAGAGGAAACCCACATTGTATCAGACTGCATGCTCAGGCTGCAGAAATATTCAACTTTCTCTCGAATACTGAAGTCCTAAATTCTTGGTGCCAGCTTATCAACAGTAACGTACAACTGAGATGTTCACGCCAGCATTGTGTAGGGAGTGGGTAGGTTCATTCATGTGTACAAAAAGTACCTCAGTGTTCCTTCAATCACCTCAGCATCAACACCCGTGCCTCTTTTTCTGTCATTGTTAAAATGCAAGACTGACAAGCCTGACCTCACTTAAGATAACCGGTGGTTTATAAGACTGGCATGAGGAAACGAAAGAGAACGCGAGGCACTGATGGTGAAAACTAAGGGGACGATTTAATTAAAGCCGTGTGTGTCCacgtgtgtcttcttttgtcctGTCCATTCGCACTACGAAGAAGTGTCCCCTCAACACCGTCAGCCTCGAAATGCACTTCACTGCGTTACTTACGGCAAGTGTACTTTGGGCAGCAGAATCCAGGGACGGCTTCGCTGATGCATGCTGGTGAAGGAGGCAGTGGGCAGTTCTTCTGCTGGCAGAGCTCCCGTCCATAGTAGCAGCGGCACAGCTCGCAGGGGTTCCCTTTCTTGATCATTTCACCATTGACGTACAAATGACCACCCACGAAGCAGTTGtctgaagaaagaacaaaaagaaacagaaagcgcGAGTGAGAATTGTATGGCCATGAGAGCTGTGAAGTGTCACAAATGTCAGTTTTACCAAGAATGGAGCTTttgtgagaaagaaaaatagacagCCTAGGCACTGCGGCTATGAAATTTTGGTACCATCTCCTGTTATGTCTACCACTGTGGTAGCTCCTGAGCGTGAGGGCTTGAGTGCAATTCCCAGTCacagcggccacattttgatggaggccaaatgcgGAAACATCCATGTACTTAGCCCTGAGCCCATGTTAAAGAACCTGACAGGCTAGAAGTTAATTTCAAGTCTCCTGCTACTGCGTGCTTcgtaatcgtattgtggtttcgACATGTAAAACCAGACAATGCATTCTTATTGCTAAATTGCTTTGAATTCATGGTAATGTAGACAATGAATACATTGCACTTTGAAAGAATGTTATGTACAGAGTTCACTTATGCTCTGCTGCATTGCATTGCAACAGTGTTGTAGCAGTGTGGTGCGTATTTTACACCAGCTTCCAGCTCAAAGGAGGCAGTAGCATTCAGCATTACATGCCCTTTAGAGTCACTAGTGCAGGTTACATGCATAAGTTGTATTtgtaatgttactaacagcgcaaaaaaggatgaaggaccaggaagaaacacagacaagcacttcctggtccttcgtccttttttgcgctgttagtaacattatcgatcaccaacttgcccaatgaATTGCTCTCTTAAGTTGTATCTTAAGTTGTAAGTGTAAGTCATCTACTGGCGTAACTGAGATGTGGCATATTTTCTAGACGGGGAATGAGAAGCACAGGTTGATTCACTGAGTGCCTTTTGTGTCATTTATTCTGAATGGAGCGACAAAATAGTGATAGAATAAGAATTAACTGATAGTATGAGAATGTACGCTAGCATTATGCAAGCATACATCATGCATACACTACCTTTTCATAATTTATCACTACAACTGCAGTGCAGAGCCAATTTTAGACTTGCATGTTTTTTCACTTTCATGTGCATGTAAAAGCATTTGTGAACTATGAATAAGACACTAAGAAGAAAACTTAAGCTGAATGCATAATGAGAGCGTTGCAACTGCAGAAGGAATACTACTCTGTGAAAACACACTAACAACACAACTGCTGCACTGAATTGCTTATATGCTCTCTCAGATTTACACACTTGTGGGTGTAGCTCACCTTCCACTGTGTCTCTGGGATCGGTGTTCACTATTCTGTGGTAGGCACCTGTATTGTTGTTGATCATAGAAGGCTGCGTTGGAATCGCCGGCCTGAATATGGCATCTTCTGCAAGGAATGGTACAATTCTAAATGTGGAATGAAGCTCCGGCTTTTCTGGATGCTCGACTGTCTCACTCGACGCAACAGTTGGCAGCTGCTTGGTCTGTATGGTGAGGGAAGCCTGCGACTCGTAGCTTTCTGTTGATGACAAGGTGCCACTGCTTGTCACGTTGTGCCcattatattcggcatagtgttGTTTTGCATAGGAAGAATCCTCTGTCGAGGATCCCATCGGTGCCCACGGTGCAGTATCCACAGGTGGCTCTGTCGTCGACGTAGTGCCGTGCTTGCTTGTGCCATTCTTATCCAACAGCACTAAGGAGAACACTTTAAACGAGTTGCTCGGCGTTACCTTGACAGTCATTATGCCTTGTTTCGAAAAGTCTATGTTTGGAGCTGTGATGACTTCGGGTTCGTCGCTCTTGTGAGCCTTTATGATGTCTGAAATCACCTGCGTTAGCTCGGCGGGTGACTTGGCCTTGTCTCCCGAGTGTTGGATTCCCTTGTAGAGACTTCCGGAAGAAATCGCTCGACTCTCGGCCTGACCCTGGAGAGGCATGTCCTGGAGATCCGTGACTCCGCCGTCCATTTGGTGCTCCGGATAGACGCTCACGATAATGCCGTCTTCTTCAACGTTGCGATACTTGGACTGGTTGCTGCTGTCCACGGAGACGTTAAGCGTGTTGCCGACCCTCACCTTGATTACGCTTGTTGTGAAGCCAACTTCTTCGGCGGGCTTCTCGGGTGATATTTTTTTGGTTATTTCATTGCTGGAATATGTTGCATTGTCCACTTCTGCTGGTTCTGCAGTAGGTGACGTTTGGTTGAAGAACATCAGTTTCCATATGTTGGTTTCTGTCGTGTTGCTGGCTTCAGTTGGCTTTATGGTGGACGCAGACCGATTAAAGTACATCAATTCCCAGATGTTGTAGTCTGGTTTTGCTGTTGTTTTGGAGCCCGGCAGTGGTTCTGGAGCCTCCCTTGTGGTGTGGCTCTCATTGGAAATGGGTGATGCATCCACGACAGTGGACGTACGATGCACAAACACCGTTGTCCCCGATGTCGTCATAGTGCCGAGTTTTGCATCACTACCTGCAGTAGTCGGGATCGTTGAAGGCCTTCGAGTTGTTGTAGTGTACTTGCGCACATCGTAATAAATCGGTGTCAGCTCCAAGGGATGTATACTTATGTGAGGACGTTTACCTTGTTCATGCTTTGTGTCATTTTGATGAGACAGAATGCTTTCCACTGTGCTCTCCACTGTGGAGTTTTTAGCTGGGACCACTATGAGTGACTTATTAGTAGATGGCATGTCTGTGTCTAATGAACTGGCAGGCTCGTAATGAACCTCTGCAGTGGTGCTGACTTGCGTGTGCATTTGTGAAATGAGTTCGTCTGAGCTCTCCTCCCTGAATGAGGGTGGTTTCCCATAGAGAGGCTTCAGGCTGCCAGCTTCGCCTATGCTGGACTCTGCCGTCGGCCTGTGGTAAGCCGGCACCATTCCATACACTGGCTGaagtgtgtcgttttctttcacCGGATAGCG harbors:
- the LOC119391203 gene encoding uncharacterized protein LOC119391203; translated protein: MNTGKKVVNESKAEANDTALPSLSLLYRETAHLNDSTTKHLQQDIDNADRLGQQVPPLDSVSRSPPAMPQEGLQFSDLIDRVFFPGKDDKKESGDVNLHTDQLSPVYSQAHIYNATSIGASVIEARYPVKENDTLQPVYGMVPAYHRPTAESSIGEAGSLKPLYGKPPSFREESSDELISQMHTQVSTTAEVHYEPASSLDTDMPSTNKSLIVVPAKNSTVESTVESILSHQNDTKHEQGKRPHISIHPLELTPIYYDVRKYTTTTRRPSTIPTTAGSDAKLGTMTTSGTTVFVHRTSTVVDASPISNESHTTREAPEPLPGSKTTAKPDYNIWELMYFNRSASTIKPTEASNTTETNIWKLMFFNQTSPTAEPAEVDNATYSSNEITKKISPEKPAEEVGFTTSVIKVRVGNTLNVSVDSSNQSKYRNVEEDGIIVSVYPEHQMDGGVTDLQDMPLQGQAESRAISSGSLYKGIQHSGDKAKSPAELTQVISDIIKAHKSDEPEVITAPNIDFSKQGIMTVKVTPSNSFKVFSLVLLDKNGTSKHGTTSTTEPPVDTAPWAPMGSSTEDSSYAKQHYAEYNGHNVTSSGTLSSTESYESQASLTIQTKQLPTVASSETVEHPEKPELHSTFRIVPFLAEDAIFRPAIPTQPSMINNNTGAYHRIVNTDPRDTVEDNCFVGGHLYVNGEMIKKGNPCELCRCYYGRELCQQKNCPLPPSPACISEAVPGFCCPKYTCRPEDVYFPPDPETTPSPDNLVQQYTVNVWSARNPTRHAGFTGPHGTAQQPGHTSRKSTSPWPTTSSFFLKNSPTLKPYLLQRRPVPQEQHDRYSHLYSTEESGSYEETTPPPPTTTTTTTTEPPSTSQSPSSSQHLWNIFQVSGCNIYGRLYGVNEVVRELSSKCKACTCTSLGVQCNETC